Proteins from a single region of Chryseomicrobium sp. FSL W7-1435:
- a CDS encoding VOC family protein: protein MPIIAYLNFNGMTEEAVHFYHQVFGTDTPQIQYFRDMPGHESDSQLENRVLHARLTVHGTPLYFSDSMPQNPVSHGDGITLAIVSDDAELLTSEYNKLAEGGRILMPLQDTFWSKAYGIVEDRYGIQWQINHEE from the coding sequence ATGCCAATTATTGCTTATTTAAATTTTAATGGAATGACGGAAGAAGCTGTTCATTTTTATCACCAGGTATTTGGCACGGACACACCGCAGATTCAATACTTCCGTGATATGCCCGGTCACGAGAGTGATTCCCAGCTTGAGAACCGTGTCTTACATGCAAGACTAACCGTCCATGGCACGCCGCTTTATTTTTCAGACTCTATGCCACAAAATCCTGTCTCACACGGGGATGGTATCACGCTAGCTATTGTGTCGGATGACGCAGAGCTGCTGACCTCTGAATATAATAAATTAGCCGAAGGCGGACGTATCTTGATGCCGCTTCAGGATACGTTTTGGAGCAAAGCATACGGTATTGTAGAAGATC